ATACCCGTGGTGAAACTCTTGAGGCCCGATCGTTTAGCGGTAGCCGTCATGCGCAATTGCTGACGATCGTAGGGGGAAGGTTGAATTTGATAGCGATAATTGGGAGTTTCGGCGGGCAGGTGTAACGTCTGCACCTCCAGGGCAAAGGTCTCCTGCTGCAAGATGTAGAACAGTTGCTCGATCGTCAGTTTCCGCAGATGGGCCACGCCTTCCAAGTCTGCGGCGATCGGGGCGATCGGGGCCGATTCTGGGGGCACTTGGGTTAACCAATGGGCCTGGGGACTGAACTGGCGGGGGCGGGTGGGGGCTAACTGCCAACGCAGCGTTGGGGGACTGGATGCGGAAGGGGCCGGTTGGAATTCTGCAATCCCAAGCAGCCCAGCGTTGGGGGTGTTGGGCTTGGAAATATCGAGGTGAACGGGGGTTGGGCTGTCATTGACTTCGTAATGGAGCAACGTCCCCGTAAATTGGCCCTTGACCACACTGACCATGGCTAAGCGGCCCGCTGGCTGAAAACTCACCAGGATGTCTGCGACGGTTCCCTGGGGCCGACCTTGCCAACGACCCAGGAGTTGTTGGGTAAAGGAAGCGCTGGGGGCGGGTGGGGAGGGGCTGGTAGTGGCGCTGGGAGCGGGAGTAAGGGGTGGGTGGGTTGCAGGGTGGGTGGGTAGGGTGGTTGGCTTGAGGATGGGGTTGATTGCCTGGACGGGTTGCACGGTGGGGAGGCTGATGCCCGAGCCCAGGAGCAGCCCAAGGGCTAGCGATCTCCCTAACCTCCGGGCAATGTTCCAATCGTTAAAGCTCATCACATCCCTTTTCCCACATCCAACAAATTTCTTTATAGAATACACGGCAGTTGCAAGGTTGCGTTATCGATGTCCAATAGACGCGGATTCCCCAGGCTGACGCCCGATCGCTCAAGCTCCGATCGCCCAAGCTCCGATTTCCCATCGGCGGGTCATCCGTCGCCCCCTCATGCTTTTTCCCAGCATCTAGCCGCAATTCTGGATAATCAGTCGATCGCGGCGGTTTTATTTTTGGCTCCGGCGCTGCTGCTGTTGGGACTGTTTGTGTTGTATCCGATCGGCTATTTGGTCTATCTCAGTTTTACCCAAGGCAGTTTTACGCGGGTGGGGGTGCATTGGGTGGGGCTGCGTAACTACCTGCGGCTTTTCGCGAGTCCGGACTTTTGGCAGGTGTTGGGCAATACGCTGTACTTTACTGGGGCGACGGTGGTGCCGAGTATTGCGTTGCCCTTGGGTTTGGCAGTTTGGCTCGATCGATCGCCCTTGCAAGGATTGCTGCGCACGGCCTACTTTATTCCGTCGATTACGTCGATCGTGGCGGCGGGGTTAGGGTTTCGCTGGCTGTTTCAGACGGATGGCCCGATCAATGGGCTGCTGGGTTTCCTGGGGATTGCCCCGATTAGTTGGCTGGCGAGTCCGACTTGGGCAATGCCGGTGCTGATTTTGGTAAGTCTTTGGAAGCAGTTGGGGTTCAATATGGTGGTTTTTCTGGCGGGGTTGCAAACGATTCCCGTCAGTCGCTACGAGGCGGCGGAACTGGATGGGGCCAATGACTGGCAACAGTTTTGGCATATTACGTTACCGGGGTTACAACCGACGCTCGTGTTCACAACGATTACAACGGCGATTTTTACCCTGCGCAGTTTTGAACAGGTTTATGTGATGACGGGCGGTGGGCCAGTGAATTCGACCAATTTACTGGTGTATTACATCTATGAACAAGCGTTTGCGCAATTTGATTTTGGCTTTGCGGCTGCGGCTGCGACCTTTCTGTTAGCGATCGCGCTTGTCTTGGTCTATCTCCAGTTACGCTTCAACCAAAATGGTGATTAACTCAGAACTTTGCAACTGGCTTTTTCAGGATGCTTGATTCTAAGAACACTCCCAGGACTCAGCTATCCTAATCAGAGTTCAGTCCGCTTCAGATCCTGACTCCTTCAACATACAAGCACATATGTTAGCTAGATTGCCCTGACCCACCAATAGCAAAAGGTGTGAGCGGTACATCGAGAAGTTCAGGAAGGTTAGAAGAACCAACTACCTCGTCACAAAATGGATTGGGAAAACACTCTATCTTGCCATTGAACATTGTTGCAACTCCAGTGATGTTTCTTCTTGCGCTTTCTTCCGTTACAAAAATTCCAGGTTTGTCAATATATAAATGCCGTCGAGAGTCAAATCCAAGTTGAAAGAGTAACTTCTGTTGATCTCCTTGCAATCTATCCGTGACAACTTTAGGGTAAATTACTCGCTGCGGACCAAATTCGTCGGGTTTGAGCCAATCTATAAACATTGTAGAACCGTATAAAGCTTGATATACCGCATCATGAAGCTCAATAGAACCCAAGTCAAGAAAGACTAGGAAGGGTTGTGCTAAATAATCTTTCTGCCAAGATTCGCGTTTAGAAGATTTCTTCCGAACTGCCTCTTCAATCTGCTGGACATATTTTTCACTGGGAACCAACGTTGGAGATGTAGCATAGGAGGAAAT
Above is a window of Alkalinema sp. FACHB-956 DNA encoding:
- a CDS encoding type IV pilin-like G/H family protein; the protein is MSFNDWNIARRLGRSLALGLLLGSGISLPTVQPVQAINPILKPTTLPTHPATHPPLTPAPSATTSPSPPAPSASFTQQLLGRWQGRPQGTVADILVSFQPAGRLAMVSVVKGQFTGTLLHYEVNDSPTPVHLDISKPNTPNAGLLGIAEFQPAPSASSPPTLRWQLAPTRPRQFSPQAHWLTQVPPESAPIAPIAADLEGVAHLRKLTIEQLFYILQQETFALEVQTLHLPAETPNYRYQIQPSPYDRQQLRMTATAKRSGLKSFTTGIFAIQVNQEQRWLAGICQSYRASQIAPAMPTITKKEEFQCPPGAVKI
- a CDS encoding sugar ABC transporter permease; the protein is MSNRRGFPRLTPDRSSSDRPSSDFPSAGHPSPPHAFSQHLAAILDNQSIAAVLFLAPALLLLGLFVLYPIGYLVYLSFTQGSFTRVGVHWVGLRNYLRLFASPDFWQVLGNTLYFTGATVVPSIALPLGLAVWLDRSPLQGLLRTAYFIPSITSIVAAGLGFRWLFQTDGPINGLLGFLGIAPISWLASPTWAMPVLILVSLWKQLGFNMVVFLAGLQTIPVSRYEAAELDGANDWQQFWHITLPGLQPTLVFTTITTAIFTLRSFEQVYVMTGGGPVNSTNLLVYYIYEQAFAQFDFGFAAAAATFLLAIALVLVYLQLRFNQNGD